Within Paenibacillus sp. RUD330, the genomic segment GTCGCGCTGATGCTCAGCTTCGGCGTGGCGATTCTCATCATGCCGCTCAAGAAATGGATGCAGACCAGCTTCAAAGCCATCTACTATCTTCCGGCGGTCGCCTCCGGCGTCGCCCTGTCCGTCGTATGGCTGTGGATCTTCGATCCGCTGCAGTCGGGCATCCTGAACCAGCTGATCGGCTTTTTCGGCATCAGCAACCAGAACTGGCTCGGCGCAAGCGCGACCTCCATGTTCTCCCTCGTGCTCATGTCCTGGCTGTCCAGCCACGGAACGAGCATCATCATCTACGTCGCCGCCCTGCTCGGCATCGACAACAGCTATTATGAAGCGGCCGATATCGACGGAGCCTCGTTTCTGCAGAAGATGTGGCATATCGTCCTGCCCTGCCTCAAGCCAACCACGCTGTTTCTGCTCGTGACCGGAGTCATCGGCTCGTTCCAGGTGTTCCAGAACGCCTACCTGATGACCGGCGGCGGACCGGACCATTCCACGACGATGGTCGGCCTGCTGATCTTCGACACGGCATTCAAATACTTCGAATTCGGCAATGCCGCGGCGCAATCGCTCGTGCTCGCGCTGGTCATCGCCGTCATGGCTTTTGTCCAGTTCAAGTTCCTGGGCAAAGACGTGGAATATTAAGCGGAAGGAGGCCGGGACATGGGCTTATACAACACTCACTTAGGCAACACGATGCTGCGCAACCTGCGCAATGCCGTCATCATCTTCCTCCTTCTGCTGTTCGCGCTGGCGACGCTGTTCCCGATCTACTTCATGTTCATCTCCTCCTTCGGAGATCCGGTGGAGGCGGGGGCGGTCAGCTATTCCCTGTGGCCGGAGAAGATCACGCTCGATTCCTACAAGTTCTTCTTCGATTACAGCGAGTACTCGTACCGTTGGCTGGCCAACTCCCTGCTCGTCGCGACCGTGACGATGGTGTCCAACGTCGTGTTCGCCACGATGGCGGGCTACGCCTTCGCCAAGATCCGCTTCCGGGGCAGCAAGGTCCTGTTCGGCGTCCTGCTCGTCGCCATGATGATTCCGTACCAGGTGACGCAGGTTCCGCTGTACATCCTCATCGTCAACGTCTTCAACATCTCCAACTCGTATACGGCGCTGATCGCGCCGAGCCTGGTCACCGTCTACAACATCTTCCTGGCCAAGCAGTTCATGGGCTCCATACCGAAGGAAATTCTGGAGAGCGCCAAGGTGGAGGGCTGCAGCCAGTGGCAGATCCTCACCCGCATCGTCATGCCGCTGTCCAAAACCGTCATGGCCGTCATGGCCATCCTTACGTTCATGGAGGCGTGGAATACGTTCTTCTGGCCGTTCCTCGTGACCAACACGATGGACATGCAGACGATCCAGGTCGGACTCAAGAACTTCCGCTTCGCCAATACGACGTATTTCGCCCCGATGATGGCGGGCGCGACCGTATCGGCGCTGCCGATGTTCATCCTGTTCTTCAGCCTGCAGCGCTACTTCCTGGAAGGCGTCACTGTCGGAGCCGTAAAAGGCTGACGAGCCGGCCTGCGGGAGCAATCCCGCCGGGCTGAAGCGATGCCGGCCGGGCGGCCGGCAAAGGAGGCGGACAGCATCAAGATTGCCGCATGGGACAACCGTTATGAAGAGGAAGCGGTCGCGCTCTGGAACGAGGAAGCCGTGCGCGACGGCTATAAGGAAATGAGCGCCGAGCGGCTCCGGTCCTCCATGACTGGGCATCCGAGCTTTGATGCGGGGACGGCCTTCGTCATGCTGAAGGAAGGCCGGGTCGACGGGTTTGCCGTCGGCTGCACGGGCGGCGGGCTGCCGCTCGGCGACGTCGCCGGTTACATCACCTGCGTCGTCGTCCGCAGCGGCCCGGAGGCGGATGCCGCCAGGGGCCGGCTGCTGGATGAGCTGGAGCGCAGGTTCCGCGAGCTGGGCAAGAAACAGGCGGAGGTCCTCTTCTTCAATCCGATGAGGCTGGCCTGGTACATCCCGGATACGCCGGGACATGAGCACAACAACGCTCCCGGCGTTCCGGCGGGAAGCGCCCTTCACCGCCTGCTCCTGGAGCGCGGTTATGCCGAACGGGCCCTTCAGAGGGCCATGTATCTGCCTCTGGGCGATTTCTCCGTGCCGGATGAAATCCGGGCCAAGGAAGAGCGGGCCGCATCCGCCGGCTATCGGGTGGAGCGGCTCGATGCGGCGCGTCATGCCGGACTGGCCGAGATGCTGGAGGCGCTCGGCAATCCGCTGTGGAAGCAGGAGATCGCTTCCGCGGCCGCTTCGGGCGTGCCGGTGCTGCTCGCTGCCCACGAAGGGCGGGCGGCAGGCTTTGCCGGGCCGGTCATCCGCGAGGACTCCGGGCGCGGCTACTTCGCCGGCATCGGGGTCGAGCCCAGCCATGAAGGCCATGGACTCGGCACGATCCTGTTCTTCCGCCTCTGCGAAGCGTTCCGCTCCGCCGGCGCGGACTACATGTCCTTGTACACCGGAAGCGGCAACCCCGCTTTGCGCATCTACGAAAAAGCCGGTTTCCGGACGGTGAAGGAATTCGCCGTCATGAGAAAGGAGCTCTGAACATGAGCGAGAGAAAGCCTTTGACGATTCTTGGGATCGGCGCGCATGTAGGCGACGTCGAGCTGGTGGCGGGCGGCGTGCTCGCCAGCCATTGCCTGAAGGGCGACCGCATCGCGACGCTGGCGCTGACCGCAGGCGAGCGAGGCGTGCCCGAGGGCCAAGATGTGAACGATTACCGCGAGCAGAAAATCCGCGAAGCCCATACGTTCGCCGGCATGCTCGGCGGCGAAGCGAGAGTGTTCGAGATTCCCGACGGAGAGATTCCCGACGACGAGGCGATCCGCCTGCGCGTCTGCGATGTCATCCGCGAGGTGAAGCCGAACATCATCATCACCCATCACTGCAACAGCATGCACAAGGACCATGCCACGACGCACCGGATCGTCAATGACGCGCGGTTTTTCGCCGGGCTGAAGGCGATGGAGCGGGAGCATCCGGCCCATTTTGCCGGCAAGCTCTACTACGGGGAGAACTGGGAGGACGCAGTCGGCTACGTCCCCTACGTCTATGTCGACTTCGACCAGGCGGCGTTCGATCTCTGGATCGAGGCGCTGTCCACCCATTGGTTCGTCACCGGCAGCAAGTCGTTCAATTATATGGACTACTACAAGAGCCTGGCGCGCGTGCGCGGTCTCGAAGCCCGCAAGGAATACGCGGAGACGTTCATGATTCCGCCGGAGACGATGCGTCTGCGCCAATCCGAGCTGTAAGCGGTTGCCAGGGAAAATACCGAACGGCTTCGGCCGGATAGCGGAAGGCGGGAGAACCCCGGCGTCTTCCGCAGAAGGAGGCAGGGATGACTCTCATTCAGAACGGCATCGACCGGATCTCGGATTATGACAGCCTGCTGCGCGGCAAGCGCATCGGCCTGATCACGGCTCCGACCGGGCTCGATGCGGAATTCCGCTCCACGATCGATCTGCTGCATGAGCGGTACGGTCTTGCCGCCCTTTTCTCCCCGGAGCATGGGGTGCGCGGGAATCTCGGCGCCGGCGATCTGGTGGATGCCTATGTCGACCCTCAGACGGGGGTTCCGGTCTACAGCCTCTATCGCAAGGATTCCAAAAGGCTGACCGAGGAGATGCTGCGCGAGGTCGATATCGTCGTGTACGATATACAGGATGTAGGCACGCGCTACTATACGTTCATCTATACGATGCTGTACGCGCTGGAGGATTGCGCCGTCGCGGGCGTTCCCTTCGTCGTGCTGGACCGGATCAATCCGCTGGACGGCGCGACGGTCGAGGGCAATGTGCGGAGGGAGGAGTTCAGCTCCTTCGTCGGCGGGTATCCTTTGGCCGTCCGTTACGGCTTGACGGCCGGGGAGGTCGCCTCGATGGCCAATGCGGAGCGCGGCTGGAACGCCGAGCTTCATGTGGCGGAATGCCGGGGCTGGAAGCGCGGCATGCTGTTCCCGGAGACGGGACGTCCATGGATTCCGCCTTCCATGGGCATTCCGAGGTTCCATACCGCGCTGCTCTATCCCGGAACATGCCTGTTCGAGGGGACGAATCTGTCGGAAGGCAGAGGCACGACGGCGCCTTTTGAAACGATCGGGGCTCCCTTCGTGGACGGCGAAGTCCTTGCCAAGGAAATGAACCGCTTGAAGCTGCCCGGGGTGCATTTCCGCCCGGTGCACTTCAATCCATATATGTCCAAGCACCAGGGCTCCCTATGCGGCGGCGTATATGCGCATGTGCTGGACGAGAGGGCGCTGCGTCCGGTGGAGACAGGCGTACGGCTGCTGTTCAAGGTCAGGGAGCTGTTCCCGGCCTTTGAATACCTCGCTCCTTACCGCAAGGGCGGGAGGCCGTTCATCGACCTGCTCGGCGGCGACGAGGGGTACCGGACGGAAAGTCCGGACGCTTTATTGGAAAGGTTCGCAGACGAGAGTCGTCTGTTCGCGGAGCGCAAGAAGGCGTATCATTTGTACGAATAGGCAGCCGGACCGCATCGCGGCGATTGCGCAGACTTGAAGCTTGGGGGAATCAGCATGAGCTATGTGGCGGGACTGGACGGAGGCGGCACCAAGACGGCCGTGGCGGTGGCGGACGGGAGGGGCGAGGTCATTCATTCCTTCCCTGCGGGACCGCTCAATTACAATGGCCATGACGAACAGCGGGTCGAAGCCTCGATCCGGGAAATCTGCCGAGGGCTGGAGACGGCCTGCGGCTCGCTGGACGCCGTCACCGACCTGTGCATCGGAGCGGCCGGGGTGAGCAACCCCTCGGTCGGAGGGCGTCTGCAGGCCGCCCTCCGTGCCGGCGGCTACGGCGGCGCGCTGACGCTCGCCGGCGATCATGAAACGGCGCTGGCCGGCGCGCACGGCCGGCTGCACGGCATCGTGCTGATCGCCGGCACCGGCTCGATCTGTTATGGCCGCAGCCATGGCGGAGCGGCCCATCGCGCCGGCGGCTTCGGCCATCTGATCGACGACGAGGGCAGCGGCTACAGCATCGGCCGCGGGCTGCTGACGTCTGTCGTGCGCGCAGCCGACGGCCGGATCGGGCCGACCGCGCTGACGGAGCTCGTCTACGGAGCGCTCGGAATCGGCTCGGTGCCGGAGCTGGTCGGCTACGTCTATGCGCTGGGCCGAAGCAAGGCGGATATCGCCGCGCTCTCGCCGCTTCTCGGCGAGGCATGCGATGCGGGAGATGCTGCCGCCCTGCGGCTCGCCGCGGATAGCGGAGCTGCGCTGGCAGAGCTTGTGCCGGCGGTCGCATCCGCGCTCGATATGGAGGACGGCGAGATCGCCCTGCTTGGAAGCGTGCTGGAGCGCAGCTCCTACGTGAGGGAGGCCTTCCGGGCGGAGCTGTCCGCGCGGCTGCCGCGGCTCCGATGCGTCGAGCCCAAGCGGGACGCCGCTTACGGAGCGGTGCTGCTGGCGCTGGAGTCCAGACGATGCAGGCTGGAGTCCGCCAGGGGAGGGGAAGGCCGATGATGGCCTGGACGCCTCCCCGTCCGTACGCGATCGGCGTCGGACTGATGTCGGGCACTTCGCTCGACGGCGTGGATGCGGCCGTCGTTCGGCTTGAGGGCAGCGGCTTGGACGCCCGCGCCGAGCTGCTTCATTTCCATACCCGCGCGTACGGGGAGCCTCTTCGGGAAAGCCTCCGCAAGCTGTGCGATCCCGGGGCTTCCGATGTGGAGAGCCTGTGCGGCATGAACGTCTATATGGCGGAGCTGTTCGCGGCCGCCGTTCTGGAGGCGGTGCGGGATGCCGGGCTCTCCATGTCGGAGGTGGACTTCGTCAGCTCGCACGGACAGACGGTGTGGCATATGCCGGAGCCGCCCGCCGGCAAGCCCCATCTGTCGAGGTCGACGCTGCAGATCGGCGATCTGTCGGTGCTTGCGAAGCTCACGGGAGTGCTCGCGGTCGGCGATTTCCGACCTGCCGACCTCGCCGTCGGCGGCCAGGGCGCGCCGCTTGTCCCTTACGGCGATCTTGTGCTGCTTCGCCATCCCGACCGCGGCCGGCTGCTGCAGAACATAGGCGGCATCGGCAATTGCACGGCGCTTCCTGCCGGAGCCGGACCGCAGGATGTGTTCGCCTTCGATACCGGGCCGGGCAATATGGTCATCGATGCAGCGGTGCATCGCCTCACCGGCGGCGCGGCCGGCTACGACGCGGGAGGGGCCATGGCGGCGCGCGGCAAGCCGGACGCCGGGCTGCTGGCCGAGCTGCTGGAGCATCCGTACTTCCGCATGCCGCCGCCGAAGTCGACCGGCCGGGAGCTGTTCGGCGCCGCTTACGCCGACAGCTTCCTGGAGCGGGCCGCTGATCGCGGCCTTGGCCCCGAGGATATCGTCGCGACGGCTACGGCTCTGACCGCCCGATCCATCGCGGACGCCTGCCGGCAGCTCGTGCTGCCGCGCTGCCCGGTTCACGAGCTGGTCGTCAGCGGCGGCGGGGCCCACAACGCGACGCTGCTGGATATGCTGGCCGGGCTGCTCCCCGAGCTGTCGGTAACGACCTCGAGCGCCCTGGGCATTCCGGACGACGCCAAGGAAGCCGTCATCTTCGCCCTGCTCGGGCATGATTTCCTGCTCGGCCAGGCCAACAACCTGCCGAGCGCGACGGGGGCATCGCGCCCGACCGTCATGGGGAAGCTCGCGCTTCCTTGATGTAGGCTTCTGCAGGCTGGAGAATAATGCGGATGATGAAAAAAAGGGTCGCGGAATCATTCCGCGACCCTTTTTCCGTTTCAATCGAGCATCGGCTGCCGGCCGCTGCCGGCAAGCGGAAGCTCCAGCGTGACGACCGTGCCTTCTCCCGCGATGCTGTCGATGGCAAAGCTGCCTTCATGCGCGGCCATGATGCGCTTGACGATCATGAGACCAAGGCCGTTGCCGCCCGGCTTGGTCGTATGGAACGGCTCGCCCGCCCGTTTGAGCCCTTCCGCATCGATGCCTGCTCCGGTATCCGAGATCGAGATGGTCTGGCGGCCGTCGGCAGCCTCCAGCGTGATCGAGATTTCCCCGCCGCGCGGCATGGCTTCGGAGGCGTTGCGAAGCACGTTGAGGAACACCTGCTTCATCTGGTCGCACTCGCAGAGCAGCAGCCCGGAGCTTATGTATTCGCGCCTTATCGAGATGTTCTCGAGGCGGCATTGGAATTCGAACATTTGAAGCGTCTCCTCCAGCAGGCCGGAGCATTCCCGGATAGCGAGCGGGCGCGTTTTCGGCCTGCCGAGGACGAGAAAGTCGTCCGTGATGAGGTTGATCCGCTCGATCTCGCTCATGAGCAGGGAATAATGGGCGGGATCAAGCTGGCTCGAGGTGAACTGCAGCATGCCCTTGATCGCGGTGAGCGGATTGCGGATTTCATGCGCGATGCCGACGGCCAGCTGGCCGGCAAACACGAGCTTCTCGTTGTGGCGGAGCTGCTCCTCGGCCCGCTTCATTTCCGTCGTCTCCCGCAGCGTGCCCGCCGTACGGATCAGCCGCCCGTCGCCGTCTACGACGGGAACGATGTCGAGGATGAAGTGCTTCTGGACGCTGAAGCGCTTGTCCGAGAGCTCGAGTCCTACGATGTGATCGCCGCCTTCGTCCAGAAGCCGGCGGAAGCAGGGGCCGACGACGGGCAGGCTGCGGACATCGAGGCCTTCCCGCTTGTCTGCGAGGCTGAGCATGCGGGACACGGAGTCGTTCAAGGTCAGGATCGTTCCGCGCTCATCCGTGAGGACCACGCCGAAGTGGCTTGTTTCCAGCAGCGCCTGCGTCAGAATCTGCTGCTGGGTGTTCCGCTTGCGCAGCAACAGCTCCCTCTCGATGGAATCGGCCATCGTGCCGAGCAGGGCGAGCAGCTGGGGATGGGCGTTGTCGGCTACGGTCATGATCGAGATGGTGGCGTATATCCTGCCCGAGCCTTCCGGATCCGGCAGAGGCGCCGTATAGCAGGCCATCTGCTGGAGCGGAAGATGATAATGCTCGGCTCCGATCACCTGCACGGGCTCGTTGCGCTCCAGGCACAGCGTGATGGAGCTGATGGCGGCCTCCTCCCCGTAACGGACGCCTTCGGCAATATTGAACTCGTGAAGCGAGCCGATCATGGCCGGATTGCCGCCGAAGCCGAGCACATGGCCCTCCCCGTCGGAGACGGCGACCAGCATCGGGTCCTGCGGCAGCAAGCCGAGGAACCGTTCGGCCAGATCAAGCGACACCTCGAGCACATCGGCGTAATCGGATTTCCTTTGACGCAGGGCGTCGACAGCAAGCCGGTCCTTGAAATCGGGTATAACGGAGGAATCCAGCCCTATGGCTTGGTAATATCGTTTCAATTCCTCGAAATCAAGCAGCTCCATTCTCTGTTCTCCTGTCTGAACACTCGTTACTTTGAGAATACCATAAACGGGCCGTTCAACTCTCCGGAAAATTTGTAGACTTGCATTGCGGACTCTATGGAAAAGGGGTATCATGGCAGTAGGTGTACGTGTATGAGGACGCAAATAAGCCCGAAGAATCGCTGGAATCGATTCATATCAGGCTGTTTGAGGTAAAGGGATTGTACACCCTGACAATTCAACCATGGAGGTGAATCATCATGGCAAAAGACGTTCTGTGCGAAGTGAACTCCTGCAAGAACTGGGCCGACGGCAACAAATGCAGCGCTTCGTCGATCTACGTGGTCAGCCACCGTGGACAAGCCAGCCAATCCGAAGAGACGGATTGCAAGACGTTCGAACCGAAACTGTAATCACGCATATGAATCTTTTGGGGCAGCCGTTGCAGCGGCTGTCCTTTTCGTTATGCTCTTCTACTATAATAACCAATAATGATAATTGTTATCAAGTGGTTGAGAGAAAAAAGTTCTAATCATCGGCGAACAGGAACCGCAGCATCGGGCTGATCAGGGGATGCAGCACCGACACATGCCCTTCATCGGGAAACTCGAGGTAGCGGACCTGGAATCCATGTCCCTCGTGAGGCTGCAGCCGCCGGTACAAATCGCGGGCATCCTGCAGCATGAACGGCTTCTCGGCGCTGCCGACGGCGATCAGCAGCCTCGCTTGCTGCGTGCCGCCGGAAAGCCTGGCCTCCAGATCGGGCAGCAGCTTGAGCAGCGCCTGCTCCTTCCACCAGACGGACGGGCTGCCGGCGACGTAGGAGCTGAACAGGCCCGGCCTGGAGATCATCGCATACAGGGTGAAGAAGCCGCCGAGCGAATGGCCGAACAGCGACTGGCGGCTGCGATCCGCCGGGTAGCGGCGATGGATCTCCGGCATGAGCTCGAGAGAGATGAAGTCGAGAAAAGGATCCGCACCTCCATTGTCCGGCCAGGCGGAGCCGTCGGGACGGACCCCGTCCAGCTCGGCCGGAATCGTGAGGTCGACGAACCGGCGGCCGGTGACGAACGGCTCGTCCGAGCGGTATCCGATCGCGACGATCATCCCGGGAGGAAGGCCGCGCGGATGGCGGGTCTGGAGCCGCATCGCTTCGGCCAGGGTGCCGAAGTAGGCGTTGCCGTCCACCGCATAGAGAACCGGGTATCCGGCTGGGGGAGCGGGCTTGCCCGGAACATGCACATAGATTTCATATTCCTGCCCGGTATGGCGGCTTCGCATGAGGAACGATTCCGTGCCGGACACGCGGTAGCGGCCGTCTTCACGGTCCATGTTCGGGCGAGAGGCCGAGGCTTCCGCATCGGAGGCCCGCGGATGCACACCGGCCTTCTTTCCCGCGAGACTTGCTGCCGGAAGCATTCCTTCGCCGGGGCTGGAAGAGGCAGCTGTCCCCGGCGGCTCGTCGGCGGCGCTGCCGGCGAATAGATGCCGCAGGGCATCCGGCAGCTGCCGGGCCATGAACAGCAGGTCATGCGTGGCGCCTTCCTCCACATGCAGCCGCAGCTGCTCGCCGGGAAAGCCGCCGCTCTCCCATATTCGGCAAGCTTCAAGCACGAAGGGCACCATATCGCGCTGCCTGTTGGCTTTGAACCGGCCTTCGCAGCTGCCTACGCTGACATACAGCCGAAGAGCGGAATCCGGCGTCGCGCCGGTGCGGATGCTTGCCATGACTCCATCGAACCAGAGGGAAGGGGAGAGCAGCCCGGCGGCTCCGAACCGGTCGGGGCGCCATAAGGCGGCGAACAGCGAGATCAGGCCGCCGAGCGAGCCTCCCGCCACGGCGGTATGCTCCCGTTCCGGCTTGGTCCGCAGCGCGCGATCGACGGCCGGCTTGATCACATCGGCCAGCTCGTCCACATAGGCGCGCCCGCCGCCGCCGAAGTCCGGCCGGCCGGGAGACACGGCTGCAGCCGGCCATGGCGTATATTCGCCATTCCTGTCCGGCGACGGAACGCCTGCGAGAATAAGCTCGGGCAGCGATTTTTCGCGCTGAAGCTTGTCGAGGAGATTCCAGCAGCATGCCGCAAGCGATCCTCCGTCCTGCAGGTAGACGACGGGATAACGCTGATCCGTATGGCCGTAGGAGGGCGGCAGATAGATTTCGAGCTTGCGGCCGTTCGCTTCAATTGTAGTCATGGCGGTCAATTCCTCTCTTATCCATGCCTGCGCTGCTTGGCGAGCAGCCAGACGAAATAGGGCGCCCCGATGATCGAGATGACGATGCCCACGGGAAGCTGGGACGGGGAAAATACGGTGCGGCCGACGAAGTCACCGGCAAGCACCATCGCGCAGCCGATGAGGGAGCTGACCGGCACGATCCGCCTATGGGACATCCCGATCAGCCGGGAAGCCATATGGGGAGCGATGAGGCCGACAAAAGCGATGCTTCCCGATACGGCTACGCTTGCGGCCACAAGCCCGACGCTGGCGAGCAGCAGCCTGCCGCGCTCGCGGCCCAGAGAGATGCCCAGGCTGGCCAGCGAGTCGTCGCCGAGGCGGAGCAGATCGAGCAGCCGGGCTTTGCTCCATAGAACCGGAATCAGGATGGCGACCCATGGAAGCGCGGAGAGGATATACGTCCAGTTGGCTGCGTTCAGGTTGCCGGACAGCCACATGGCGGCGCGTTCGAAGTCGCTCGGATTCATTTTCAAGGAAGCGTACAGCGTCACCGCCCCGAAGCCGGTCGTGACCGCGATGCCGACGAGGATCAGCCTCTGCGGATCCAGGCTTCCTTTGGAGCGTGCCAGGGAGAAGATCGTGAGCGCCGCAGCCATGCCTCCCGCCACGCCGAAGAGGGGCATGAGCATGATGCCGAGCGTTCCGGAGGAGCCGATCAGGTCCTGGAAGACGAGCATGAACAAGACGACGGCCATGCCGGCTCCGGCGTTGATGCCGAGAATGCCGGGATCGGCCAGGCTGTTGCGCGTCACGCTCTGCACGGCTGCTCCGGCTGCTCCAAGAGCGAGCCCGACCAGCGCTCCAAGCAGAATGCGCGGCAAGCGGAACTGGAAGATGACGAGCTGCTGATCCGCGTCGTTCTGCATGCGGAGCAGCGTCCGCAGCATGTCGGAGGCGGGGACGTTGAATTCGCCGTTCGTGAGACCAAGGTAGATGAGCAGGACGATAAGCGCCGCGGCGCTTCCGGCCACAGCCCAGATATTGCCGCCTCCCGAATGGGCGGCTCCGCCCGTTCCGCCGTCTCTTCCTCGGCTCCCCTTGCGGGCAGGGTCGCTGTCAGGCATGGGCCGCGCCTCCCTTCTTTTTGACCAGATAGAGGAAGAACGGCACGCCGAACAAGGCGGTGACGACGCCGATCGGAGTCTCGAAGGGTGCGTTCAGGAAACGCGAGAGAATGTCGCAGGCAGCCAGGAACAAGGCTCCGAGCACGCCGGATACGGGGATGATGCGGCGGTAGTCCGTACCGGCCAGCATGCGGGCGACATGGGGCACGATCAGGCCGACAAAAGCGATTTTGCCCGCGAGCGCGACGGATGTGCCCGTCAGCAGCACGACAGCGAGCATGGACAGCCCCTTGATCAGGCGGACGCGCTGCCCGAGGCTGACCGACATCTCTTCTCCGAGCGAGAGGGCGGAGATGGAGCGCGCGAGGACCAGCGCCAGGATGAGGCCTGCTGCCGCGAACGGCAGCGCCAGCGTAATGAGCTCGGGATCGAGCTGATGCAGGCGGGCGTTGTACCAGAAGCTGATTTTTTGCGGAATATGGGCATACATCGCCACGGCATCCGCGACGCCGTTCAGGAACATGCCGGCCAGCGTGCCGAGAATGGCGAGCTTGACCGGAGATCCTCCTCCGGGAATGAGCCAGGCCATGCCGAACACGAGCGCCGCTCCCAAGGCCGATCCGGCCATGGACATCGCGATCAGTTCCGTGGAGCTGAGCTGGGGGAGGAAGACCATGCACAGCGTCACGACAAAGACCGATCCGTCGGAAACGCCGAGCATGGACGGCGATGCCAGGGCATTCCGGGTAATACCTTGCATTACCGCGCCCGAGACGGCCAGGAAGGCGCCGATCAACAGCGAGCCGAAGACGCGCGGAAGGCGGGAATGGCGGATGATCTGATGATTGACGTTGTCGGGATCGAAATGCGCGACCGCATTCCAGACATCGACCGCATGGATGGACTTGGCTCCGAAGAGAGCCGACAGCAGCACAAGGCATAAAGCGGCTGCCGGCGTTATCAGAAGAATAACGGCCGGCAGCCTGGGGTAGGTTCTCATCGGATTCGACTAAGCGCCCGCTTTTTCGACAAAGGCTTTCAGAAATTGGATCTTGCTGTATCCCGTTCCGCCCTGGGCCAGCGGATCGACGACGTTGATGAACACCTTGCCGTTTTTCACCGCATTGATGCTTTTGAAGATCGGGTTCTTCTGCAGATCGTCCAGCGCGGTCGCCGCCTGCTTGTTCTCATCCTCGGAGAATTGGATGAACAGGAGGTCCGGGTTGATTTCGGCGAACTTCTCGATGGACAGCATTTCTTGCTTCTTGGCTGCCGCGATGGCCGGCGGAGGCGTCAAGCCGAGGTCGGAGTAGACGATCGGATTGAAGAACAGCGTTGGACCGAAG encodes:
- a CDS encoding ATP-binding protein produces the protein MELLDFEELKRYYQAIGLDSSVIPDFKDRLAVDALRQRKSDYADVLEVSLDLAERFLGLLPQDPMLVAVSDGEGHVLGFGGNPAMIGSLHEFNIAEGVRYGEEAAISSITLCLERNEPVQVIGAEHYHLPLQQMACYTAPLPDPEGSGRIYATISIMTVADNAHPQLLALLGTMADSIERELLLRKRNTQQQILTQALLETSHFGVVLTDERGTILTLNDSVSRMLSLADKREGLDVRSLPVVGPCFRRLLDEGGDHIVGLELSDKRFSVQKHFILDIVPVVDGDGRLIRTAGTLRETTEMKRAEEQLRHNEKLVFAGQLAVGIAHEIRNPLTAIKGMLQFTSSQLDPAHYSLLMSEIERINLITDDFLVLGRPKTRPLAIRECSGLLEETLQMFEFQCRLENISIRREYISSGLLLCECDQMKQVFLNVLRNASEAMPRGGEISITLEAADGRQTISISDTGAGIDAEGLKRAGEPFHTTKPGGNGLGLMIVKRIMAAHEGSFAIDSIAGEGTVVTLELPLAGSGRQPMLD
- a CDS encoding DUF1540 domain-containing protein, coding for MAKDVLCEVNSCKNWADGNKCSASSIYVVSHRGQASQSEETDCKTFEPKL
- a CDS encoding alpha/beta hydrolase-fold protein, whose product is MTTIEANGRKLEIYLPPSYGHTDQRYPVVYLQDGGSLAACCWNLLDKLQREKSLPELILAGVPSPDRNGEYTPWPAAAVSPGRPDFGGGGRAYVDELADVIKPAVDRALRTKPEREHTAVAGGSLGGLISLFAALWRPDRFGAAGLLSPSLWFDGVMASIRTGATPDSALRLYVSVGSCEGRFKANRQRDMVPFVLEACRIWESGGFPGEQLRLHVEEGATHDLLFMARQLPDALRHLFAGSAADEPPGTAASSSPGEGMLPAASLAGKKAGVHPRASDAEASASRPNMDREDGRYRVSGTESFLMRSRHTGQEYEIYVHVPGKPAPPAGYPVLYAVDGNAYFGTLAEAMRLQTRHPRGLPPGMIVAIGYRSDEPFVTGRRFVDLTIPAELDGVRPDGSAWPDNGGADPFLDFISLELMPEIHRRYPADRSRQSLFGHSLGGFFTLYAMISRPGLFSSYVAGSPSVWWKEQALLKLLPDLEARLSGGTQQARLLIAVGSAEKPFMLQDARDLYRRLQPHEGHGFQVRYLEFPDEGHVSVLHPLISPMLRFLFADD
- a CDS encoding iron ABC transporter permease; this encodes MPDSDPARKGSRGRDGGTGGAAHSGGGNIWAVAGSAAALIVLLIYLGLTNGEFNVPASDMLRTLLRMQNDADQQLVIFQFRLPRILLGALVGLALGAAGAAVQSVTRNSLADPGILGINAGAGMAVVLFMLVFQDLIGSSGTLGIMLMPLFGVAGGMAAALTIFSLARSKGSLDPQRLILVGIAVTTGFGAVTLYASLKMNPSDFERAAMWLSGNLNAANWTYILSALPWVAILIPVLWSKARLLDLLRLGDDSLASLGISLGRERGRLLLASVGLVAASVAVSGSIAFVGLIAPHMASRLIGMSHRRIVPVSSLIGCAMVLAGDFVGRTVFSPSQLPVGIVISIIGAPYFVWLLAKQRRHG
- a CDS encoding iron ABC transporter permease, which codes for MRTYPRLPAVILLITPAAALCLVLLSALFGAKSIHAVDVWNAVAHFDPDNVNHQIIRHSRLPRVFGSLLIGAFLAVSGAVMQGITRNALASPSMLGVSDGSVFVVTLCMVFLPQLSSTELIAMSMAGSALGAALVFGMAWLIPGGGSPVKLAILGTLAGMFLNGVADAVAMYAHIPQKISFWYNARLHQLDPELITLALPFAAAGLILALVLARSISALSLGEEMSVSLGQRVRLIKGLSMLAVVLLTGTSVALAGKIAFVGLIVPHVARMLAGTDYRRIIPVSGVLGALFLAACDILSRFLNAPFETPIGVVTALFGVPFFLYLVKKKGGAAHA